The Gehongia tenuis DNA window ACCAAGGACCCGGAGCTTCGTGCCACGGAACAGGGGAATGCGGTATGCAGTTTCACGGTGGCGGTGAACCGCCGCTATAGGGATCAGGACGGCAACACGCCCACGGATTTTATTCCGGTGGTAGTCTGGCGTGATCTTGCGGAGAACTGCGCCAAGTATCTCGCCAAAGGGCGAAAGGTGGCTGTAAGCGGGGCGCTGCAAATCAGGAGCTATACGGATAGGGACGGCGTGAAACGGTGGGTATCGGAGATACAGGCCAACGAGGTGGATTTCCTCACGCCAAGGGGCGAGTCCTCGAAGGATGAAGCGCCAGCCAAGCGGGAGCAGGATGCGCATTCGGCGCCGCCCAAGGACGATTGGGTGAGCGAGGCCCAGGCGGCGGACCCGTTTCCGTGGGAGTAGAGGAAGATGAGACCTGACGCGCTTACTCACCTCAGCCTGTTTACCGGGATCGGCGGTCTGGACCTGGCGGCGGAGTGGGCGGGATTTCACACGGTTGGGCAGTGTGAATGGGCGGATTATCCGACCCGGGTGCTGGAAAAACATTGGCCGGATGTGCCGAGATGGCGGGATATCCGGACGCTGACCAAGGAGAGTTACCATGAGCGGACAGGACTTCGAACAGTTGACGTTATTTCCGGCGGGTTCCCCTGCCAGCCGTTCAGTGTGGCCGGGAAGCGAAGAGGCAAGGCAGATGACCGTT harbors:
- a CDS encoding single-stranded DNA-binding protein, encoding MNKICIVGNLTKDPELRATEQGNAVCSFTVAVNRRYRDQDGNTPTDFIPVVVWRDLAENCAKYLAKGRKVAVSGALQIRSYTDRDGVKRWVSEIQANEVDFLTPRGESSKDEAPAKREQDAHSAPPKDDWVSEAQAADPFPWE